Genomic window (Musa acuminata AAA Group cultivar baxijiao chromosome BXJ1-9, Cavendish_Baxijiao_AAA, whole genome shotgun sequence):
TCTCATCTCAACGTTGGTTCATTTGCCTCAATTAGACCCTTATGgagtcatccattgaattcacttATTTGAGCGGAGCATAGTAGTGGTGCGATAGTGCATTGAACTCTACCATTGGAGAGCAAGGTACTCTTTCGGGAGCTAGTGCTAGTGGTAATTGAGGTGTCAACCGTGGTTGAGATGGTGGCACCACTTACTATGCTAGTTGAGGTAGGAGTAGGGCGATATCCTATAATATGCACATGAGCGTTTGCACCTAATGGATGAGATTTAGGAACACCTAAGTGGGGACGAGCAAGTGGGTCGAGTTCATCCCTAGGGTGAGGGGCCTAGGTCAATGAACATATGTCAACACCTCGTCGGCGTCGGCATCGAGTTGGACGCATCCATATGTGAAAATGATGACAATTGTCCCCCGAGTAAATGTGCTTTGGGTTGGAGGTTAGGCTTCATCTCTCGAGCATTAATTTATAAGATTGCGAGGTAGATGTTCTTGCAACATCAAACCCTCATAGCACCAAAATGTTAGAGAAAAATATCGTTGATGTCTTAATTAACCTGATATTGTTAGGACCCATGTACGTAAAATTATCTAAAGTGTCTCCGAGGTGGAAATGTCGTGCTCCCGAGGTGTCACCTGCATGAAGGCTTAAGTCGAGAGAGGTTTCTTGGTCTGATCCCTCCAATGCTCAAGTTAGTAATCCAAAGTTTCTAAATGTGGGTTCGAGTAGTTCAAAAGAAGAGAGTTCCCCCCatttagaaatatatttttataacttAAAAGGATGAGAAAGAAACTTGGGATTGACTTTCTTATCataaaggaagagaagaaagtttgtgattgtctttcttatcataatgaatctcatattgtctttgaataTCATAGGAGTTTGATGGGATCAAACacgtatatgattgactttatgttAAATGGGAGATTTTTAGTCAAAGGTGCCATGCacgctaatcacatgagtgataacatgtatgatatgatgatacacactctttttgcttattatttatttgatatttttttcattttatattatctattacATATTTTGTAatatccatggatctgtacaatgagaattggatcgtgataagatcacaataatgagactgattcacttttaaacataaaccctaaataatttcaatcataggtcactcgagagagacatcaaaaTGACCGAATATACTgaccgaatagactggtgtgctatataccaatTCATATGATGAAGACGGTTGGTCTCACAACTGCTAATAGATTCtctatcaaaaaagaattctcctaaataagtttattttaattttaaattttaaaaataaaaatcaatgatTTTAGTTTTAAATcaattaaatatgataaaaaaataaaaaaacaaataaaacatataatataatcattgaatttaaattcaattaaatttgaatttgaatcttaATAGAATCATTtactttaattaaaaaatttataattttattttttatattatttttaattatcacaCTAATTATAATTCTACATctacttttatatttttttttaaataaaattataatttttttaatattttaaattatttttaattaaaacatTAATTGACTATTCGAACCTGAACCACCGATCCTTCCATTCTGGAGAGGTTCAATTCTCGAACGGATCCGAATCGAATCCCTTTCTCTCTCTACTATCTTATTTATGCTCTTTTGTCGCCCTCTTCAGGATCCTATCAAAGCGCCGCTTACTAAGAGTTACGACGCTTACTTCAATCATCCAACACGAAATATTGGACGAAGTCGCAATTCCCGAAACGAACATCATTCGTCACTGCGCAAGCATTCGCTTCCTCATcgattctttctctctctctcatcatcacATATACGAATATACAATGAGTACAGGTTTACTTACATCATTTACAGTCTCACGCTCTCACTCCCCTCGCATCAGTACCGCCGGCGTACGTCGATCGAGGAGCGGCGTTCTTCCGCTAGTTGGGTCCCCAGCAGCTGAGGTACATGGCCTTCCGGAACGAGTCTTCCGCCAGCTTCCGCCGCTCCTCGTTGCCCCCTCCGCCAAGATCGCGAACCACCCCGAGCcccgcggcggcggcagcggcggcgacagCTGCGGTGGCGACGGTGGCGAGGTGGCCGCTGGACTTGATGCCCTGGTCGGCTTGACCCTGCACCGCCGCCACGCCCGCTGCCATCCATACACTGTTCAGATACCTCATCCCTTCTACCACAACTTTGGGCCTCGATTGTCGCTCTTTACGTCTGTGCTGCTGCCAACTTGCTGTGGCCGAGCTCCAAAGATGAATTTAAGGGAGGTGAGCTACGGCCGGAAGAAGAGAAGGGTGTGAAGATGGATTCCATTTATAGACGGGCTGTTCGGCGGTTTTCTGAAAAACCATGGGCTATGGTGGTTTCCGGTATTTGGATATATTTCCAGATGGGAGCCACGTGTTCAGATCACGTGTCCAATTTGCTCATCTTATCCACATCAAATCCCACCGTCTATCGCCCAACCCGCGGGTGGAACCCATGCTTGGCTGGTGGGGGCCGCACAATTCTGGGCGGGAGTGTAAGAGTCGAATAATTGGTGACGAGACGGGTACTTCCGCCACAGTAGCTTTCCTAATTACGCATTAAATAAATTCCTTGCATTTGACTTCCAAAAAATAAAGGAAAGAAGAACAAAACAGATTAAGTACACGTCATCGTCTTCTACGATCAGTCTACAAACATCACTCGGTCGCATGTATGTACACAAAACGAAGACCTTATTACTGAGTCTTCGAAGCTTCGTCACGTTGCTGTGCTGCTTCTCTGTGATCTTGTGCTCATACCCTCCGTGGCGTGGTGTGTGTGTGACTGTGTTGCAAGGAAAGCACCCAGAGATCAAACGTGGACGAAGCATTCATATCAGTTCGGCCCCCAGCAGCTCAAATACATGACCATCCTCAATGACTCCTCTTTAGCTGAGGAATCCTCCTCGCGCCGCCTGAATTCGCTCTGCCGGATCACTTTGGCTGCAGACGACCCAATCGCCGACAGGTTCCTCTTGATGGTCGACGAGTAGGGTTTGGCGACTTGGTCTTTCAGCTCGAGTGCAGCCCCTAAAGTGACGGCCATGCATGCCGTGTTGCCGAACTTCATCCTTCACGATAGAAACTAGTAGATGAATGAAcacgaaaagagagagagagagagctgcatATATGCAGCGAGAAGCAAGAAGCCGGTGGTTTTAGGGTGGGATGGAAACAACAGGCATGCACAGTGGACCATTGGTTCCCTGAAACGGGGGCTCGAGTGGCCGTCATCTCTCGTTTCGCCGGTGGGTAACCTTTGTGACCCACCGTGGGGGTGTGAATGTGACGAGAGATCGATCATGGGATTGCAACTTGATGAGCTCTATCCATCGTCCTTTGGTGGCACAAATGGCCGTCGTAGCTTTCGGTCACAGCCTCATTTTGGCCCTACTTGTTGTCCGGCAGAAACAATTTGGTATCTGTAGGCATATCTAAACCGAGGTAAGGTGTTGTTGGCCCGTGTTTTCCATCTGGGTGCTGAGAGTATAGTATTGCTGCAGTAGATCATCGTGTTAGCCAAGACCAAGTCAACACTTCGTGGGACCCATTTCGTGTttcaatcaaaaaaataaaataaaccgGTGGATaaaatgcggtgagcgtggatcgaacacgcgaccttcaaatcttcagtctgacgctctcccaactgagctatccccgcttgATATTATAATGTATTTTCTCATTAATATTAGCCAATCTTTTCGAgcacaacatgtcatcataagccGAATTGGTGGTGCCAGAGAGACAGATGATGGGGAAAATATCTGCACCTGTTTGAGACGCATATCACACCATGGCAAGCCTTGGCATCCTGCGCAACATATCTGCTGTAACTTCACGAATCAGCCAATGTTAGAGAGCAAACATACATACTCCAATGTCCTTCCTACAGCCATAATCTCCTTTGATTCTTTCGGTGCGAGCTATTGAAGACCACACATCCTTGCAATCTCCTGCCAGCCAACAACCACACGAACCTTGCCTGTATCGCCCAATGACCTGTTTCCACGCGTCCAACTCGAGCGGGCCAAATCTCCCCACATACCCCTGCAGATAAGGAGAGGATAAGGCCGCAACCCACACCACCGTCAGATCGATCTCGGTCCACACATCCACCGTCCATTCTGGCACCCCGAGATAACCTTCACCGATCCTATAACCCGCCCCACCCCGTCCTCGACGCACGCTCGTGGTAGAGTCCGGGAAGACAGCGCGAGCGATGGCCTCCACAGCAGCAGCCACCTCCCCGTTCCTGGGCACCCGCCTGCCCGAGCGCAGCGTCGCCATGGCGGCCGGCCGGTTCCAGGCCCTGTTCGGTTTCGGCACCAAGAAACGCCCCCAGTCCAAGAAGACCAAGGCGCCAACGTCGGACCGGCCGCTGTGGTTCCCGGGCGCCAAGGCGCCCGAGTGGCTTGACGGCTCGCTCGTCGGCGACTACGGCTTCGACCCCCTCGGCCTGGGCAAGCCGGCGGAGTACCTCCAGTACGAACTCGACTCGCTGGACCAGAACCTGGCAAAGAACTCCGCCGGGGAGGTCATCGGCACCCGAACAGAGAACGCCGACGTGAAGTCCACCCCCTTCCAGCCCTACGCCGAGGTGTTTGGTCTGCAGCGGTTCCGCGAGTGCGAGCTCATCCACGGGCGGTGGGCCATGCTCGCCACCCTCGGCGCCCTCACCGTGGAGTGGCTCACCGGCGTCACCTGGCAGGACGCTGGCAAGGTACCGACCTCCCACTCTGTCATGTGCACATGAAGCTTAGCGCATTGCAGTCAAGCACTGGTTGGATGTGTGGGTGCAGGTAGAGCTGGTGGACGGCTCCTCCTACCTGGGCCAACCCCTCCCCTTCAACATCACCACGCTGATATGGATCGAGGTGCTGGTGATCGGCTACATCGAGTTCCAGAGGAACTCGGAGCTCGACCCGGAGAAACGCCTGTACCCCGGAGGCAAGTACTTCGACCCCCTCGGCCTGGCGTCCGACCCTGAGAAGAAGGCCACCCTGCAGTTGGCGGAGATCAAGCACGCCCGCCTCGCCATGGTCGCCTTCCTGGGCTTCGCCGTCCAGGCCGCCGCCACCGGCAAGGGCCCCCTCAACAACTGGGCCACCCACCTGAGCGACCCACTCCACACCACCATCATCGACAACGTCttcttcgcctcctcctcctAAGTGCGACAAGGCATCGATCGGCTTCACCTTTCCCCTCCCTCCCATGGCGATCTCCTTGTGTGGGATTCCTGTGGTGGGGGTTAATTTCCTGTGTACATCACAAGTCACTCGACTTCTGCGTGCGTAATTTCTACAATATATGGTGGTttctacaatatatatatatatatatatatatataggagttaATTTCCATATGGCCTCTGACTGTGATGTTGTATTATATGTAACCAAATGAGAAACATTGGCCATTAAATAACTACTTTCTGATAATAAAAGAACATATAAAATCAATGAGTGGAAGAAGAACTCGGGATTTGAGATATACTGTCATGAAAAAGCAAACTTAAATATATGATAATACTGCCTGCCATAAATATACAGAATCACAAATAATCTCTGATGATATCGATGCCCATTTTCTTTTCCTCTTGAGAATATAGTTTGTCAACTCTATGTTCATCACTAAAAGATGAACTATAATGGGTTGCCTCACCCTTTAATTTACCAAGATTATGCACCCTATTTTTggcggtttcaactgcatactaatTTGTTTCGTTTAGAAaagatttatttctttattttgcTGGATCAACAAGAGAGAGTTGTCTCTTCAATAGCAAGTTAGCCATCCTCGGTTTATCCGGCAATTCCACACGAGATAGAGCACAATTCAGAAACATGCCCTCTAACAACAGCTCACAGCCACATCGGTGTCAACCATAGCATCAAAGTCAACATGACGATCGCGTCGACACCATGCCCCTCAGGTACGACGGTACCGATCGAGTACGATATCGCCCCGCAAAGATCGAGACAACACCAACCGAGTACAACGCCACCCCGTCGGATCGGGATGGCGCCGAACAAATACAACGTCGCCCCGTCGGATCGAGACAACGCAGGTCGAGTGCGACATCGCTGTTCGACGCCGAGGCACAAAGGACGATCGATGTCTGCACAAGAAGTGAGTTCACCGCTTAAAGGGTCGGCGGCCATAAATGTGTTAGGTACGATTGGTCTCCATGCGCAAGGTATAAAAATCCATCatcgtgtcacggacttagctggttttgcctaagtcgtgtggcacccttgcgtgtctgtccgcaaaggtcagcatccccgaagtctcccatggtcccttaggacccacaaaagagaaaacgggtgagAGAAAATGCCtcgctcaggatccacaagcaaaaattccaagaaacacttcatagacaatgcaaattagtccattacaaacagactttacaagctctaaacagttgcacaacaaagggtcaaaatagtctATTAcaaatcgaaaatctctcacacgtgtccacatgacacaacctttatttacaagcctaaagcggccaccaacctaactaaaatgggactattaagcctttggtcgtccctctacatgctgtgcagagtatgaacatactaaaagacacggacatacgtaagcattacatcaaacatcatgtttagaagtttgtccgtgacattctcccccacttattccttcgacatcctcgtcgacgcctttgtcgacactgcaactcctcgcctttgctgagtcttcaatcttctgctccaactgcaatgcgcctcttggctcccaactgctgtttttgagtagtcaaacctttgatctgccatgctgcttcaactcgctaatgactctaactctagtgtggggttggctgagttgtgttgatccctgttggttcctgtggatcctacagatgaaggaaaagaccatccttactatgcaccagtctctcaaatgctcatgctgcttgaactgggtggatgcttgttggagctttaacgagcatcgtctcgcaaacttctgaagttttggatccttcctccacaaaatttgcccattgactctttttttacttagttgtcacttccaagtaggttcgcatcacttccgctttcgattagctgttcgttgggaaatgaagcggacaatatactctcagtagcactgatcaccgttggtgaggatttgacaactattgtcttccattatcttcaaatggtctttgaacatgtgtagagctcctttgttggatagataagagaattgaggtactcggttttgcccattctcttaagagttgagaagacaaagtttacttgacttcgctcgcctcctcaaggttatactccatgcatcgagctggttactagccttcgcctgctctttgcttacacttctgaagcacttgaagtgtttgcactccttgcgttgacttagttactgtgattcaccttctcaatgccatcgaacttctggaatgcaagaagttttcaccccaacttggagtgattctcttataggtttggtcgcctctgcgattgtaccgtcttctccatcaatcctGTGTTGggaatcttggggggcgacatcagatgcgcagcggaagaacaagaaaaaacaaaatccccgattcccaaagagatgttcgtcgtcgtgcgaaaattggtgcgcaaaatctgcgaaacttaaaattgtgtatagaatagattgtgttacctagggagatcgtatatccctgtttccttacagatttttcgacgctcctcaaaactccaagcctgctcttaggcggagagggggaggagaataggagaggcaagcaaaggctctaacctatgaggctctgaatcccttctatttataaagaTCCCATGTCAAcctctaatgggtcctcccctagtgggtattggatctgcatccaataagacaagggctccgtcggatatctcatatccgaacctctactcatcgcaatgcctaccatatgtgtgtgaccctctaggcccaatatcgagctggccgtgagtcatacctgttagaacttcttctaactcagtgaattattatctctgtaataattcactcgactcatcgactacggacgtactaggccactacgccgtagtccccagacaatacagggaaatccaatccattggacctgtctatcctcagttaccgtgtacctatagtccctcatccatctaatatcccagagactgtatatcaagtatggtgttgtcagactcatacggtttctactcgagtctcgctctaatggattctcccggaaaaccctttctctctcaacttgaatgaccctggtcagggatttttctgagtaagaacacgagatattcctctcatgacgccgagagtggatgatcctttatcgacactcaatagccctcgtaaggttgactaccactcccaatgaccagctgtactagatctgggacaaccaaacctataaatctgatatcaaagagtggagcacttatacaggacatccttggtgtctcaagtctaaggaccagatataccactaggactacggaatcgctgtttgacaataaggcatcatcaatcatccagcattccgtaagc
Coding sequences:
- the LOC135593737 gene encoding chlorophyll a-b binding protein CP29.2, chloroplastic-like, producing the protein MASTAAATSPFLGTRLPERSVAMAAGRFQALFGFGTKKRPQSKKTKAPTSDRPLWFPGAKAPEWLDGSLVGDYGFDPLGLGKPAEYLQYELDSLDQNLAKNSAGEVIGTRTENADVKSTPFQPYAEVFGLQRFRECELIHGRWAMLATLGALTVEWLTGVTWQDAGKVELVDGSSYLGQPLPFNITTLIWIEVLVIGYIEFQRNSELDPEKRLYPGGKYFDPLGLASDPEKKATLQLAEIKHARLAMVAFLGFAVQAAATGKGPLNNWATHLSDPLHTTIIDNVFFASSS